ttttatgagattcttattgttacaaactgtaagtccaacgattatccagaatacacattatatttaccatctttgtattagagctgtgggacagttctaccagacgactaacagattgtcacagagttctacatagtgatgataatacaggtaatttgtaatggaacttgtgaattgtatttactgccttacctgctgcagttggataaagactgataaacgacgaaattgatttgatactgccatggccaaggagacattgatttactagctgtacctattgtggttttaacatatttacagaattaaattcattacaaatataattatagaaattattttattaaggtagccacagattataggaaagtaaaaaagtacagtagtatagtagccaatatatggttgaaataggcttagtatagtctgataatacaccgcagtgtactagtgatttaatctctaatatatgactgtcttaaatgtattcaataagcttgttatagtaaagtcctaatctaataatatatgctgtactatttcattccaatactaacataataagactgttatagaccttattattctgagcttttttcacagtgcaatagaacacttgtttgtcaaggtccaaTCCCTTGACAAAAATTAATCTGGCTGAAATAGTGTTTTATTGGAAGAAAATctcttgacaactagtgttaccatagtgatacatGCCCATAGCAACAacacggttgctaggtaactgtTGCTAAGGCAAACATCACTTTGGGaccatagcaacagttgttaagtgtgattggtctttgcagtggtaattttttaaatttctgttgcttagtaacagttgctatggttgtcagatTATTTTTTAATTTGTAATACCAtaaatttgctttattttcatgtaaaaattttTTGCAATAAAAAATTTTATGTAAATAGTTTTgaatgatttacatgaatgactgctctattagagtagttcaatcttatgtaaaatttttgtgtaagaaattttcatgaaattaaaGTTTTTAGAcatcagcctattatgcttttaattttgcctattatgttaTGCTGCAGTGTAGTGTTGCTCCAGTATTAAGAAATCTGTTAGTATAGTATTGGTATTAGTATTTAACCTTGACTTTCAATGATAGTAAAGTACTCAGTATTACTTTTGGTAtgtaaattttaaaagtaagtattttaaagtatttactACCAAAACTTGATTTGTTAAAGCATAGGTTACCAAAAGTTATAGTAAGTAGTCAGtacatcacataattatatctaaCCAGTTATATAGTAACAATTAGTCTGAATCTGCCAGTGCAATCTACAGATTTCTTTGAATAAATATTTCTGTTTAAATTTTTGTTTCTCTTTCCACTAGTAGCATCCCACCAGTTGAAATAATGTGCTCTATAGGGGCAGTTGAGGCTGGTACTGCTAAAATATCAGGCCATTAAGGAGCTAATACTGGAAAATGCCTGTTTCTCAACCCAGTAATCTAATGGATCTATTCTATGCTCTTCAATGGTTATACTGGCATGTGATTATTTAATAACTCCCAAATTCCAAACAGTTACAATGACCTCCAACAATTCCAGATACCAAAGCGAACTAAGCAATTAATATACTCTATACTAATGACAGACCAAACAACATGAGCAAAGTAATTATTTGAGCCTAAGCACAAAGAACACTTTTAAGGCTTGCCTACTTGTGGTGGCTTTGAAAAGAAATCTTCAAAAGTTTATATGCTGTAAATAATGTAAGAACTCAGCTGAAATACTGAATAAACGAATCAATCACTTATGAAATACTAACTAaatcttgatgaagcaattataaGCAAAGAGTAAGTACTTAGTATCTAACCATCCCTTTACTAAAGTATTGAGTATCTCTTTAGTAAATCATCCAACATGTGGTATAGTATTAGTAAGTAATACTAACAGAAAAAGGACTATACTTTTCCCAAAGTAAGTATTAGTAAAAGTATATTGGAACAACACTACTGCAGTGctaaaatttttgcctattatgctcacaattatTGCCACAGTTcacatgttttgttactttctaatgaataatgataaactttggcttatgaacaactggttaaatgtaaaaagtactcATTGTGCAATAAGAATTTTGCTGCATTggaaactataataacagtcatgttaaataactacttaatgccatatcagTGGCATCGACTGTTGTAAGACAACCTTTTTCAGTGGCGTGCATTTTTGCAtgcagtatgacaattattctgcctattatgctagcattatgcttgatgttttcaggcacctattatgctcaaaattaagccagcataataggctggtgcctacaagctttgcatacaaaaattattttacaacaaaaagtaaATTACGGTAGGATGgctggctgtggtattcaggattaatagttcttgcattgtaaataggaaggaaatagtgcttggCTTTGACTCGCattatcactgcttgaaggttcttagtttttAAGCTGTAGTTGTACCAAGTTAgctatactgatagtaaaatatcagtaactttaagtatataatatggaacatattgttttactaagttttaaactctcagtaaaacatcagtgaatgcgggtttactgaaaaactactaaaataacaaacaattaactgttccatatactagacactctagtaaactaagaaacttcaagcagtgtattttactccttcctgtttacaatgcttgcactattaatcccaaacaCCACAGCCaccgtcctattacatatacagaGTTTTCAGCTTCTCTGGCAACCAATGCATACAACACTACAAAAATGGATCGGATTTACGTATATTTCCTTGTTTCAGGAAACTCACGGAAAGACGATCTTTCAAAGCCCTCTAACTTTCCATATATTTACATTGTACGGTAAACATATGTAAAAAATTGTTAAGTTTTTAAAATGTATGCAATGGAAGTTATTTAGCTAAGAATTTCATTACTGATGGATACTACTGAATGAGACTACAACGCGCGAGCTAGTTAGACTGCTAGACGATCGCGACAAGCAAGCTTAAGCAGCCATGCAAGGGATTACTGGTACAGGGCGCTCTGAATGGTCACTCTGAGTTAGATCTAGTCTACCTATTCGGCTATTATCACCAGGTAATCTAGTTGAAGTCGTTATCGCCATCGCAGAGTAACCTAGCCTCACCGCAAAAACTTGCAGCAGCGCATCATTGCGCTAATGTTTCTTGGAAATGTTAGTTTATTATAGTTTACGGAAGTTGTAACGAAGCTGCTGACGGTGATGTGTGATAGTTTGgcgtagtgatgtgcgatatatcgaaaaaatatcgatttcgcgataattttgtcgatatcgttatcgtatcgattttcgatactgctttagcagatttcgatatttatcgaaaaggtaatattttgcgaaatatcgaagaatatttcgataaatctacagcatttagtgtgtgattgcgcaatcacgctagaaatgaaggttggttctgtactatctagccactttaaaaacttgtctaccagtttcctaggcttattattagttttatgcaatagtttgtgtgtaaagtgcatttcaagcatatttataagtatcgtccgcccacgcaattacaccacccacacaattaaaaattatcgaaaatcgtatcgaaatttcgatatttaccccaatatcgtatcgataacatatcgaaataaaaatcctgatatcgcacactaCTAGTCTGGCGTAGACCCGCGCGCGCACTACGCCAGACTAGATGTGTGATATAGCTAGAGCAGTTAACGCTCAGGCTGAACGATGAAGTGGTGTGATAGTGGCGCGCACGGATGGAGGAGAAAGATTTATTCTTGCCGACCCGAAATTCTGCCACTGCCTTCAAACTATTGTGGCGCCATTACCTTGTACCGACTCTGTTTCCCGACTTTCAGTATCGCTGTGCCGCCTTTTGACACCCAAGTACAATAGAAGCAAGTATTAATTTGCCTGTGTTTGTTATAGTTGACTTTAGTGTAGCTCACGGATCGCGAGATGAGAGTTAGCTAACCGCAGTTTAGTACTGAGCAAATCACTTTGAGGGTAATGCTTGAGGTAAGTTGTATGTATGAGATATTGCACGTACTCACTTTGCATTGATTTTGTAGGGATGGAGATATATACAAGACAAAGAATGGGCTAACCACTGGCATGCCACATGAGAACTTTTAAAGTTTCAGGTTAGTGGTTTTTTATTAATGTGATTATTGGTTGTTAGTGTTGAATGTGAGTGTCTCCTCTAAGTATTGTGTATCTATCTGATAATCCAATTCTTGATCCAAAAAATCTGTAATGACACATACCCATGGCTCAAGTGTAAACACAGGAGGTACAGGTTGTATGAGGTGCTTACCACCAACCAGAGTGTTTATAGAAATATAGTTTAGAAGTTTAGGACGCAGCATAATTGTTTGACATTTCTGATGCTAATGGTTTTGTGTAGCATTCACCATACTGTGACATTCGGCTTGATTGCTTGTAGATACAGTGATGTGAAAATAGCGGCTATCTATattatcaggagcttatgagccgccgaagGCAGCGAAGGAGCATGGAACTCggtgccatcacaatccaaattatgTCACatcatttgaaataaattggatacGACACACACGAATATTATGTAATTGGCATGCGTCAGAACGCCCCAGCTGCCGTAGCTGAGGTGGAAGTGAAGACCAGTTCGAAATGCTAGAGGGCGCCTAACCAGTGTTGGAGAGGAGTACGCTTCACCGTCGCCATGCGTCACTGCCAGTCGCCTCCCTGTGCTTCTTCTGTGACGCCTTGGTGTTCCCTCATTGTTGAAGCGTGGCACGCTTTGGCGACGTCGACAGTTCAATCATGTACTTAGGCCTCCTCGACAATGAACACCGCCCGCTATGGCTGAGCTTGGGATACTACCGCCCCTTGATATTTTCGTCACTCGCAATTCCGTATACGGCTTCCAATAACAAGATTTTAGTTTCCTTATAAGGAAACTAATTGGCAAacaatttggattgtgatggcaccCGGCAGGCagcgtaagtttcatgctccttcgccgccttcggtggctcataagctcctgatattATAATCTAACAAAATTTTGTAAGGTGGTTTCAGAATCTGAGCTAGTTGCATACACATCATTGTTTACTAAACATCAGATAAAATTATCCTTATTGCCATTAGCCTACACAAAAATGTAGCACTACTGTGGTCCAATGTTAAAAAGGCATATAATTTAGGCTGCATTTGTGTAGTGCTACTGTATGCAGGTCTATGCTTATTTATTCATACTCACTTTATATGTtttattgaaattttcaatgcagAGAAAATCAAAAAACTTCAGGAATTGTACGAATTAGGTAGGTTTTCATGAGACAGTTGCATTTACTAGGTCAACTATGGTAGCTAGGTAAACTCTTATTGCTACAACAATATAATATCAAAATACAAGGAGGATTCCTAGTTCATCACTTCATATAGCTAtaaaatattgtgtactgttgtaTTGTGATGTGTTTTTTTCTATTACCAGCAGTAGTTCACATGCGTATCTTCTTTTCGATAGCATTCTCTGCATTGGACCATTCagcatgtaataaattattGTTCAGGTATTGATCGCTGCCCAGGACAAGCTGTTGTGGCATCTAGATCGACTATTTACTGGTAAGTTTCTTGAAGGATAATTTTATAGtacagtaatataatatttttgttagGTATGTCTATTAGAAAGATACGACTTTAAGAGGTGGAATGTTGTTTGGAGAAAGATACAATACTAACAGGTATTTAATTATACTGTACGATGTTTTGGCATTACATCTATTCTTTCCATTTACAGTGCACAGAAAACGTTTGGGCAAGGAATCTGCGATTTGTCAAGATCAACGACTTTATTGATGAAGACCAATGACAGACATTTTTATACTTTGACTGGTGTACTTTGTGTATGGATGGATGACTTTTGTTGATTTTGCATTTAAACCAACTTATACAGAATATAGGGGTGTGATGGGGGtaaaaaaatgtgacattaatTGTGACATTTCCTTACATTTACTGTTGGGAAAAATGACCTTTCCTAGCCTTTAAGTGGTAAGGAAAGATACAAAAGACGGCTGAATCTTTTCAGGAAAGTTGTGGAAATATGATCATTCCTGACAAAAGGAAAGGTAAGGTAATATTGTGGAGATCTGACATTTCTATAGTCTCTTAAAGGTAAGGAAATCAATTCTGTTTTTGTAGTGCaaattgtgcctattatgctcaatgcttttgcctacctattatgctccaaattatgctggtataattggTGCAGGCCTAGGGATGGAATTTAGTAACATGCATTAAGTTAGTTGTTATGTATATCCGTAATGTAGGTGTTGATTAATCAATTAAATCATGTTTTTTTATTACTGTATTAATTTTGCAATAAACTAGCTACTGTTGGTGCAGTAAaattccatcccacaatcaGTCAATCACATCTTGTTTAGCAAAATTCAATCTCACAATCCAAGCTTACTTGGtttcctatataagagaagataCTGCAAACCCATTAGGTGTGCAATGGCTGAGTGTGTCAAAGTAGAACATACTGCAGCCTGAGGGCAAGTGCATAATATCAGAcaaacagggccgcccacaggggggggggggggggcaactggggcattttaggggcccatgaagggccccctgaatacctgtttaaaagatcgatatactctaatagagcagtcagatctaaatactctaatagagcagtcacagtattcttcagagtagcagtgtagcaagcttatagataaggagatatggttggtgatgggtagttattgtcattgccagcaggttgtgacctttttttttttttttttggtcttcaccttacaacttgggtcaagggccccactttaactctttgccctgggccccttaatttctctgggcggccctgcagaCAAAGCATGAGTGACAGTGgaataactattacatgtatttctcatttgtgaccggatcttggaaaacctaccttttgggcacaagcaaactttttgggaaaactcaattgaaaatttcaacatttttttcaatattaattttttttgcacatttggataaagcaactattaaaccttcttgctgtgaagtttcacacccatagcttctttttcttaggagatatggatgattatatcagaccatgtagtaatttcacatgcgtgggacaacaattaacttacaaattaggtgatttgttcaggtgctggaatggctaaaacttagtcttagacaataatacatggcatttaattgcataaatgtaccaagaatacttcattaaactatcagaaatgtcttttaaagtattctagatAGTAATaacggaattattggtaaaaaaAGTggtttgtcaccatttgtcacccttaatcactcacagaactcaatacattaccataaaagttagtttgtaatgtacaggagagaaaattggccatatctcaggaatgcttaaagatattaagttgaaattttgacacaagatagataagcacccagtaccttatttaagctataaaacagaaaatttaccaatgtgccaaaaaggtaggttttccaagatcaggtcacatttgacattaaaactgattttccaaaatccggttacataattatacatgtagctaatacTACCCATATTATTTAAACTAGGCTAGCTGTGTAAGGGCACCTGGGaccatcctgattatcaagggaTCTCTAATTCTCTATATACATGCCAGCTAAGGAATACTTTggcaagtgtccagattatatCATCTCCCAGCAtctattttcccatacatttttACATCTAATTGAAATAGTTTTTGTAGCTGGTTGGAAAGTGTTTTGTCTAATTGATCAGTTCAGTAACTTCTTAGCATAAGCTATAAAAATATGAATTTCCATATAAGGTTcatacaaaacaacacattGCCATTTGTAGTCCTATTGTCATGCACCAATGAATAATTTTATTCCCGTCATAAAATTGTCTGCTTGTAGCTATATCATGGTTACCCAAAGAAGCACCAAAGATTGCCAATAACTCTACCTACTATACTTTCAGAATTTCTTTACATTTAAATCTATCGATATCACAATCTTTAGTAGTGGATTATTCACACCAATGTTCTATGGACAGTAGAGAGCTAGTCCTGAAACTTTCATCATGATTGCTTAATGCAtgtaggagatataaagcaatatGTGGAGTAGTACAAGCACAATAATAGGGAGATTAAAGGTTAAACAGGGATCTTCACTTTcggtgtcctgattaacaggttccactgtagtgataCAACTGTTATGCTCTGACTACCAGATAAGTACAAGTGTAGACTGAATTTTGACTGTCTTAAATTATAAAGGGTTGTGTTTAGTTTTAGCATAGGTTATATATTTTTCACCATTTACAAAGTTCAAGTGTGacatgttttgatatgaaaaTTGTTGGTTCATCCAATAGGAGTACAACAATAAAAACTACCAATGGTTACAGGTAATCCACTACTATTATACAATATTTTATTTATGCAGTAAGAACATCAGATATTGGGATATTTCATATCGGTACAGCCCTAACCAGCAACATGTAATACTTTTTAAAGTGCCTTATGGTTAGTCCAAATAATGCAGTCCACATTTTAATTCCAAAAGGTTTTTATTTACCCTGTGTTTCACCTTGAACATAGTCATAATAGCTTTTACCATCAATATACTAACTCCTCCAATTTTTATCACAATTGATGGGTTTTAAATGTGAACACTGTAGTTGTAAAAATGGCAGATGATGTTTCCAAGACAAGCTCAAGCTACTCTGCTACATATAATTGTTCAATAGTGTTATTTCTACAAGCAAGATATGAATGTCTCTGAATAGTACTTCAGCAATACCCATGCATTGAAACATGTTGCTCTACATTATAAAACACCAATAATAACAGTTTAATTTTAATAGTATGGCTACCAAAACtaataaaagaaaatgtaaaagTGCCTTACAATAATTCACGAGTACAGCAATAGCATAACAGCAAAAGGGCCGGGTCAAATATAGTGGGTAAATATTTGTGTGCACAGTTGTAGGTTAAAATAAATGTGTTCAAAGTTGCAGCTATGCAGAAGGTTAATCATCATTTCCTTGTAATATTCCTTCTTTTGTCAGTTCATCTATaattttttctgttgttgcagtGAGGGACCTTATTTCTTTGAGAGCACCTATTAATCCTGACCAGGTTTTTGTAGAAATCCCTCTGTCACTGGTCAACCAATCTTCTAAGAGTGCTACACAACATTCCATAGGATCATCATGACCTTGCTTCTTTATCACTTGTTTGTACTCCAGCTCATAGTCTAAAGCATCAGCTACTCGGCTCCAGACAGCTGCTATTCTAGGAATCACTACCTTATGCAGTACCTTCATTGTAGGTCCTTATAAGATATAACAAATATACAGctatcataattatgtataccaCATAGAAGATGGGCAAATGTTTCAAGATGATTAATGAAAATAAAGCTTTATAATGCAACCTTTTTTGGAAATTGGATGGTTTTATACAGATTACTCAAATAAGCATGATTGACCTCTAACTATAAATACACACAATTCGTAAGCCAGAGTAGGGATTTCTCATGTATAATCGTGTCTCTTCACTACTGCATGAGTAAATGGATTAGTACTGTTAATACATGCCACAAGTAAGTTTCTTAAAATGGTGGCTACATGACACATTATATTAATTTGAGGTGTAAAAGTAGTACTTATATTTACTGGACATAATAATAATGGCTATTAGCATTTAAGTATTGCACATGTAGTTTTTTCTTCTTACCACTATCAcctaaagatttttttgctTAACTGTCTCATACCACATTCCAGCATATATTGCCAACTAACTTGATTTGGCTCTTGTATCTTGCTTCGGGTAGCTCTTGGGTAGTGAAGATGCGTTTAAATcaacctgtatacaaataaacaATTGCAGTATTACAAATAATGCACAATGTTTATTATTAGTTAACAAAAAGGGCAATTGGAACTGAACAAggattttactctagggtacatttatatgacaatttgaccatttcagTTTTCTATTTCAACTGTTTCAAATTGCCTGCATACAAAATCATGTAACATGAAAgtcatgtacagtggaacctcaagtATTCAAACACCTGATAACTGATTAGTTTGTGAAACTTCATAGTTACAATTGATGAAGTCCTGACCaacatgaataaaattaatgaagtTGGTACAAGTTAATTTACATCAGtcaaaagaaagaagaaagtATAATTCATCATTGTAAAGATGAGTGAAGTAAACTAATAAGTTGAAAGGATATTCATTGCTCTAATGGAACATCCAACAAACTTGCAGtctttaataataacaatacctGCTCATGTTTGGACAGCTGAGGTCCATGAATATACAATGAGTGCAAAGCAGTATAACATATGGGAATAGGGTCAGCTCAAATGATTTGCTATGGAGACCAACACATCACATATAAACAATTACCTGTGATTGTGTTAACCAGACAGTTTGTTCTACTGTCAATTGAGATATTTCATAGTCACACTTTATCAACTTAGTTGTACTATCAAACTGTTTCGGTAACATAGCCAAGTGCTTCTCATCAGTTTCCCCACACTGACAATAAAATCCCAACAAAAGCTGTTCATTTTGTAGTTGAAGATGATCACATGCTTTGTTTAGTGCTTCAATAAGTATTGTTTGTACTTCATAATGAATAGCTGGTGAGGTGACTTTATGTCTTATTTGAACTTCAATGTATCCCACTTTGTCAAGTAGACAAACAGCATGGACCGTGTCTGTAGTGTGAAAAGTTATCAGGTTACTGTATGTGTGACGTCTTTTCTTTGTAGAGTGTAGCGGCAGTTCCCAATTCATTGGTAAGTTTTGAAATATCTCCACAATAAAGCAGCAGAAGAATCCTTGTGGTAGAGGACACTGTGAAAATTGAACCAACAGTTCACTGTACTGAAGACTGCCATAAACCTCAAGAATGTTGTGACTAGAAGTGTAAGTTGGTAACACACATGGCATAAAGTAACTATCTTCAGTGAGTGGAGCAACTATTTTTAAACAGGTTAGCAACTGAAAAAAATGTTCAGGTGGGATATCTGTATTTAGTTTTATTTGATGAATTAATGACTTTTGTAGTATACCTTCATGTTTAAATTCTTCAATGGCTTTTTTATCAAAACCAGCTCTTTTGAATGTAATCTTAGCAATACTAGTCAGTTTATCAAACAACCACTGGTGGTCAGTGATCACATACTGGGACATTCCAGGAACGTCATGATAGTAGAGTAGGATTCCCATCATGTGGAAGAACAACAAAGCACTTTGTATTTCTCTTTCATTTTTACTAAGACCTCCTTGTTGGGAGATTTCAATTACACTTTCATATAAAAAAAACTTGAGATTTTGTTCAAGggtatttttttgtatttgtagcaACAATATAAACCATGTAATAGGCACATCATAAATATCTCGTTTTTCTACTAGTTCATGCACACGACTACGAATCAGTTCAGCAATGGGATCTTCTTTGTCACTACCTGCTGTTGTGTTATCAACTGGAAACAATATGGAATTGTTCTCATGTTCCCATAAGAATTTCTCACACTTAAATTCATGTGCAACAATTTCTAATTTCTTTTCTATGCTTTCTTTATCTTTTTTACTAGCTTTGTCTGCATGTGTACCTACATAACACTGATATGAGTTGTTTCCTTCAATACCTTCAGTTTTGTTAGGTAGTATTGGGGGATTGATTTTAACACTGGAATCTTTCGAGGATACCATAAGAAGTTTAACAAGATCTAAGTTTGTCATACTCAAATGATAAGGATCATATGACTGCTCCCCATCCTCACTATGAACAACCAATACTGGCTCATCCAGACTCTTTGCTCCTCCTTTCATATTGAGGATAATGAAAGTAAGAGCAACTGAACTCTTGATAGCTGGAAAAAGACTGATAAACTCCGGCTGACCACCAGTGTCCAACAGGTTGATCATGTTCCACACTTCTCCTAGTAATGGTGTGCCACGAGAAGTAAGAGATGCTGCAATATCATTTTCCACTGCAACCTTTGGCTTTGACTTTAACTTAAATAATCGCAATCCCATTTGGGTTTCAGATGAAGAAGACATCTTTTCAATGGATGACAAATAACTGTTAAGTTGCGCCAGCATTGTGTCATGGTTCATCTCAATCCACTGAGATTCCTTTCCTGATCCAAGTACACCAGCTTGTTTTACACTAATAATGTTTTCTGATGTTGCCACTCCTGTGCTATTGTGATATGGcacaaatttctttttataaaGCAAGTTAAGAAAGTTTGTTTTTCCAGCTCCAGCTGATCCAGTGAAACTAATAGTTGTGTATGATAATCTTAAAGTTAAACCACtagattttgcttcttgaatTCTATCCATTATTTCTTGTTCCACTGTTAAAATAAATATGTATTAGCTACCATACACAAACAGGAAAAGATATAGCAAATAGAATCATCAAATATCAAGACTGGGTTTGAACATGACACAAAACACATTCAATAATTGGCTGGCTACAATGAAAACTAAACCAGAGTCCAGCATATTTTTTGAAAGCTTTGCGCTTACTTAGTTAGAGCACAAATTATTTTGTCAAAATCTTCATTGGATCAGAGACGTGTCTTTTCTGTAGAATGTCTGTGTCATAGACAATTCTGGGGAGAGTGGGAAGGGTACTGGCCTTTCCAAACTGTCATGAAGTTTATGTGATATTTCAGGTCAAGAAACCCCAACCCTACTAATAGTACTATACTGTACTAGATGATTTATGAATTTCAGATACTATAGTGAGTACTTAGCACATTACTAAGAACTCCATCTTTCAATTTCCTCAGCTTCTTTGCTCTCAGCATAAACCCACCATTGAGTTTTCCATATTAAAGCTGTTTGTCATAATTCTTACATCATTATCCACTTAATAGCCCAATTAAATA
This genomic interval from Dysidea avara chromosome 15, odDysAvar1.4, whole genome shotgun sequence contains the following:
- the LOC136245269 gene encoding uncharacterized protein — its product is MDRIQEAKSSGLTLRLSYTTISFTGSAGAGKTNFLNLLYKKKFVPYHNSTGVATSENIISVKQAGVLGSGKESQWIEMNHDTMLAQLNSYLSSIEKMSSSSETQMGLRLFKLKSKPKVAVENDIAASLTSRGTPLLGEVWNMINLLDTGGQPEFISLFPAIKSSVALTFIILNMKGGAKSLDEPVLVVHSEDGEQSYDPYHLSMTNLDLVKLLMVSSKDSSVKINPPILPNKTEGIEGNNSYQCYVGTHADKASKKDKESIEKKLEIVAHEFKCEKFLWEHENNSILFPVDNTTAGSDKEDPIAELIRSRVHELVEKRDIYDVPITWFILLLQIQKNTLEQNLKFFLYESVIEISQQGGLSKNEREIQSALLFFHMMGILLYYHDVPGMSQYVITDHQWLFDKLTSIAKITFKRAGFDKKAIEEFKHEGILQKSLIHQIKLNTDIPPEHFFQLLTCLKIVAPLTEDSYFMPCVLPTYTSSHNILEVYGSLQYSELLVQFSQCPLPQGFFCCFIVEIFQNLPMNWELPLHSTKKRRHTYSNLITFHTTDTVHAVCLLDKVGYIEVQIRHKVTSPAIHYEVQTILIEALNKACDHLQLQNEQLLLGFYCQCGETDEKHLAMLPKQFDSTTKLIKCDYEISQLTVEQTVWLTQSQVDLNASSLPKSYPKQDTRAKSRPTMKVLHKVVIPRIAAVWSRVADALDYELEYKQVIKKQGHDDPMECCVALLEDWLTSDRGISTKTWSGLIGALKEIRSLTATTEKIIDELTKEGILQGNDD